One Coleofasciculus sp. FACHB-1120 DNA window includes the following coding sequences:
- a CDS encoding dihydrolipoamide acetyltransferase family protein — MIHEVFMPALSSTMTEGKIVSWVKSPGDKVEKGETVVVVESDKADMDVESFYEGYLATIIVPAGEAAPVGAAIALVAETEAEIETAKQQAPGSAPATQSVNESAPAQPTATPAPAAPAPVETTPAAARRNGRSIVSPRARKLAKELGVDLSTLQGSGPHGRIVAEDVEALANKGKQPVGTTATPTMTPVASPPPAPVAAPSAAPAVKPAAAATVPAVAVPGSVVPFNTLQNAVVRNMMASLQVPTFRVGYTITTDNLDKLYKQIKSKGVTMTGLLAKAVAVTLQKHPLVNASFSDQGIQYHSAINVAVAVAMDGGGLITPVLQNADQQDIYSLSRTWKDLVERSRSKQLQPAEYSSGTFTLSNLGMYGVDKFDAILPPGTGAILAIGASRPQVVATEDGMMGVRRQMQVNLTADHRIIYGADAAAFLQDLAKLIETNAQSLTL; from the coding sequence ATGATTCACGAAGTTTTCATGCCCGCCCTTAGTTCCACCATGACCGAAGGCAAAATTGTCTCCTGGGTCAAATCTCCCGGCGACAAAGTGGAAAAAGGCGAAACCGTGGTGGTTGTCGAGTCGGACAAAGCTGATATGGATGTGGAGTCCTTCTACGAAGGATATCTCGCCACCATTATCGTACCTGCCGGTGAAGCAGCTCCGGTCGGGGCTGCGATCGCGCTCGTCGCCGAAACCGAAGCCGAAATCGAAACAGCTAAGCAACAGGCTCCTGGTTCCGCCCCCGCAACGCAATCGGTAAACGAATCCGCTCCCGCCCAACCCACCGCAACCCCAGCCCCCGCAGCCCCAGCCCCCGTAGAAACGACACCAGCCGCCGCCCGTCGCAATGGACGCAGCATTGTCTCCCCCCGCGCCCGGAAGTTAGCCAAAGAGCTAGGCGTCGATTTGAGTACCCTGCAAGGCAGTGGCCCCCACGGTCGGATTGTCGCAGAAGATGTAGAAGCATTGGCGAATAAGGGTAAACAACCCGTCGGGACAACTGCCACACCGACAATGACGCCCGTAGCTTCCCCGCCACCAGCACCCGTTGCAGCCCCGTCAGCCGCACCCGCCGTTAAACCCGCCGCCGCAGCCACCGTACCCGCCGTTGCCGTTCCCGGTAGCGTTGTCCCCTTCAACACGCTGCAAAACGCTGTGGTGCGGAATATGATGGCAAGCCTGCAAGTGCCTACCTTCCGCGTCGGTTATACCATCACCACGGATAATCTAGATAAGCTCTACAAGCAGATTAAATCCAAAGGTGTCACCATGACCGGGCTACTTGCCAAAGCAGTAGCCGTAACCTTGCAAAAACATCCTTTGGTGAATGCCAGCTTCTCAGACCAGGGAATTCAGTATCACAGTGCGATTAACGTTGCCGTAGCCGTGGCAATGGATGGCGGCGGCTTAATTACGCCAGTTCTGCAAAATGCCGACCAGCAGGATATTTACTCTCTATCTCGTACTTGGAAAGATTTAGTCGAACGCTCCAGAAGCAAGCAACTGCAACCCGCAGAATACAGTTCTGGCACCTTTACCCTCTCAAATTTGGGGATGTATGGGGTAGACAAGTTTGATGCCATCTTGCCGCCGGGAACAGGTGCTATCTTGGCAATTGGCGCGTCGCGTCCTCAAGTCGTCGCCACGGAAGACGGAATGATGGGAGTGCGCCGACAGATGCAGGTAAATCTTACCGCCGACCACCGGATTATCTACGGTGCCGATGCCGCTGCTTTCCTGCAAGATTTGGCAAAATTGATTGAAACCAATGCCCAATCTTTAACCCTTTAA
- a CDS encoding toll/interleukin-1 receptor domain-containing protein yields the protein MPSTKEIKVLYCCSDSNTDEEKRQKLEKHLSSLKQKGVITTWHKGMISAGKDWESEIYTQMDTADIILLLISSDLIYSQDYWNIMVKRAMERHNARQARVIPILLTTVDNWRSAFGFSNLKALPEGSEGEKPVTKWGHHDHAFANIAKGIREVIEEITASPFSLKSYPQVRTGMTAIARTLANVPDVSIFLLPKKSRARRRNRAGVTRSLAPFVIGALGGTIAISQLSHLVGNSSLVPNLTLRSTKNVTSIGWIWIGTVNNNSGNLSVGEPLIEISSGQPAPTDSLGVPSIRAVVTVKNKANLRKDKSQFAEQLGQVNPGEKLVILKVEPLVNHSSNSPRMKVWAEVGRCDHACDN from the coding sequence ATGCCGTCTACTAAAGAAATCAAAGTTTTATATTGCTGCTCTGACTCAAATACAGATGAAGAAAAGCGGCAGAAACTCGAGAAGCATCTCAGTAGTTTGAAGCAGAAGGGCGTGATTACTACCTGGCACAAAGGCATGATCAGCGCGGGAAAAGATTGGGAAAGTGAGATTTATACCCAGATGGACACCGCTGATATAATTTTGCTCCTGATTAGCTCGGACTTAATATATTCGCAGGATTACTGGAACATTATGGTGAAGAGGGCTATGGAACGGCACAATGCTCGACAAGCCCGTGTTATCCCTATTCTGCTCACTACGGTCGATAATTGGCGCTCTGCGTTCGGGTTCAGCAATCTCAAAGCTTTGCCTGAAGGGTCTGAGGGTGAAAAACCTGTGACCAAGTGGGGACATCACGATCATGCTTTTGCGAATATTGCTAAAGGTATCCGGGAGGTAATAGAGGAAATTACCGCTTCTCCTTTTTCTTTAAAATCTTATCCGCAGGTTAGGACAGGCATGACTGCTATTGCAAGAACTCTTGCAAATGTACCAGATGTTAGCATTTTTCTCTTACCTAAAAAATCAAGAGCGCGTCGGCGCAATAGGGCAGGTGTGACACGTTCTCTAGCACCTTTTGTAATTGGGGCATTAGGTGGAACTATAGCAATAAGCCAACTATCCCATCTAGTAGGAAATTCTTCATTAGTACCTAATCTAACTTTAAGGTCAACGAAGAACGTAACTTCTATTGGTTGGATATGGATAGGTACTGTTAACAATAACTCAGGTAATTTGTCTGTTGGAGAGCCACTGATTGAAATCTCGTCTGGTCAGCCAGCTCCTACCGATTCCCTTGGTGTTCCATCAATAAGAGCAGTCGTGACTGTTAAGAATAAGGCTAATTTAAGAAAGGATAAATCCCAGTTTGCAGAGCAGTTAGGTCAAGTTAACCCTGGAGAAAAGCTAGTTATCCTCAAAGTAGAGCCTTTAGTAAACCATAGTTCCAATTCACCCCGTATGAAAGTGTGGGCGGAAGTCGGTAGGTGCGATCACGCTTGTGATAATTGA
- a CDS encoding toll/interleukin-1 receptor domain-containing protein — translation MNNQPQFDVFLAHNSLDKPLVKTIANKLKRRGLKVWIDEEQIPPGRPFQDVIQQAIQNVKSAAIFIGLTGLGKWQILELRSLISRFVDADIPVIPVLLPGVERIPEDFPFLQQLNWVSFGTGIDNDEALDKLASGISQQQRIHPHEIEQKSLELGTQSVAKDLPPVGNKLISVPPTKAFEIFFSYAHEDEKQLVQLEKQLRLLERQGVITTWHNRKIGAGKESKNERDAHLNTASVILLLVSVNFINSVDCWNVEVPRAMQRHEAKEARVIPIILDFVDWKSAPFGKLKHLPNGDKPIKGRNREQAFWSVAKGIREAVEELAENR, via the coding sequence ATGAATAATCAACCCCAGTTCGATGTATTCCTGGCTCACAATAGTCTGGATAAACCTTTAGTTAAGACCATTGCCAATAAACTTAAGCGGCGTGGTTTGAAGGTGTGGATAGATGAAGAGCAAATTCCACCAGGACGCCCCTTTCAGGATGTAATCCAACAGGCCATTCAAAACGTCAAATCTGCCGCTATCTTCATCGGTCTAACGGGATTAGGAAAGTGGCAGATACTAGAACTTCGATCACTAATCAGCCGATTCGTAGATGCAGACATCCCCGTAATTCCCGTCTTACTGCCAGGGGTTGAGAGAATTCCCGAAGACTTTCCCTTTCTTCAGCAACTAAATTGGGTGAGTTTTGGCACTGGGATAGATAATGATGAAGCGTTAGACAAGTTAGCATCGGGGATTTCCCAGCAGCAACGAATCCATCCCCATGAAATAGAACAGAAGTCTCTAGAACTTGGCACTCAAAGTGTTGCCAAGGACTTGCCTCCAGTAGGAAACAAACTTATATCTGTGCCACCTACTAAAGCCTTTGAAATATTCTTCTCATACGCTCACGAAGATGAAAAACAGCTTGTTCAACTAGAAAAGCAGCTTCGTCTTCTGGAGCGGCAGGGCGTGATTACGACATGGCATAACCGGAAAATTGGCGCTGGAAAAGAATCGAAGAATGAGAGAGACGCACACCTAAATACAGCTAGTGTAATTTTGCTGCTGGTTAGTGTAAATTTTATTAATTCGGTTGATTGCTGGAATGTTGAGGTACCACGGGCAATGCAACGCCATGAAGCCAAAGAAGCCCGTGTTATTCCTATAATTCTCGACTTTGTTGATTGGAAAAGCGCACCGTTTGGCAAGCTTAAACATCTGCCCAATGGTGACAAACCGATCAAGGGGAGAAATCGTGAGCAAGCATTTTGGAGTGTTGCTAAAGGTATTCGAGAGGCAGTTGAGGAACTGGCTGAAAACCGATAG
- a CDS encoding helix-turn-helix transcriptional regulator produces the protein MTEKLELEQESPLKKRREELNLTQRDVAVAVDVSVQTVSNWETGRYQEARLTLPQVKALCRILQWSINDLPNDLGPLDKSS, from the coding sequence ATGACGGAAAAGCTAGAGCTAGAGCAGGAGTCCCCGTTAAAGAAACGCAGAGAAGAGTTGAATCTAACTCAGAGGGATGTTGCCGTGGCTGTTGATGTGTCCGTTCAGACGGTGAGCAACTGGGAGACTGGACGTTACCAGGAAGCTAGACTCACGTTGCCACAGGTAAAAGCACTCTGTCGGATATTACAGTGGTCGATTAATGATTTGCCTAATGATCTGGGACCATTAGATAAATCATCGTAG
- a CDS encoding Uma2 family endonuclease — translation MVTSTVISKEYSLEDWMLNPPDNTEWVDGELVEKNGVTLKHSRIQGNVYFYWRSYKNSSGQGGQVYTEVPCRTNKQGRSPDVAYLAPELINQFGEPAVFPQSFPLIAEIVSPTDIAEDVIAKSQEYLQSGGEEVWLVFPENRWIIVVTQNQRLVFISGEVASTQVVLQGFSVAVDELLG, via the coding sequence ATGGTAACTTCTACAGTTATCTCAAAGGAATACTCACTAGAAGATTGGATGCTCAATCCCCCAGATAATACAGAGTGGGTGGATGGAGAATTGGTGGAGAAAAACGGAGTGACACTCAAGCATAGCCGGATTCAGGGTAATGTGTACTTTTACTGGAGAAGTTACAAAAACTCCAGCGGACAAGGAGGACAAGTTTATACAGAGGTTCCTTGTCGCACTAATAAGCAAGGACGTTCTCCGGATGTTGCTTATCTGGCACCAGAACTAATTAACCAGTTTGGCGAACCTGCTGTATTTCCCCAGAGTTTTCCACTAATTGCTGAAATTGTTTCGCCTACGGATATTGCTGAAGATGTAATTGCTAAATCTCAAGAATATTTACAATCTGGTGGGGAGGAAGTTTGGCTGGTGTTTCCTGAGAATCGTTGGATTATTGTAGTTACTCAAAATCAGCGACTTGTATTTATTTCTGGTGAAGTTGCTAGCACTCAAGTTGTGCTACAAGGCTTTAGCGTGGCAGTCGATGAATTATTGGGGTGA
- a CDS encoding ParA family protein: MLNTSLNWNNILGSIPAKAHEPIVSHQFVVPLLEALGFNNQERFPQFGTGKGADKVDFAVRKNNDGDIFLISKTNPYLLVEVKGRATDAGVPINLSLNTRQYLDTKEQIKRYLLAPKCKTVQWGIITNSTHIQLFRRHGKVVIPATPNILIDHNNISNVIADIKHLIDNPPKALNICLYNDKGGVGKTTTTINLAATLWKQGKKVLVVDFDPQQRDLTELLEIKETSVKLSDCLINRALDIRATIQPFELPDKSGKKIKLFDVIPSDLKLENYMDHDYEAKIQKGSGRLQDLLRIFVKDYDYILIDAPTNWTFFSKSCVRASDVVLIPTKHTNFASIKNVLKVIKQFIPEVQRLRNDSSPTALPIFFNEHKQTEASIQRTHLEIKNILTKKSINNGQPAMVDPELLPYYYPRAKKGNWDTTIFSIPEYAVVSSAAFARVPAVLKNKNVAEYYLGLAKEYFLYG, encoded by the coding sequence ATGTTAAATACAAGTTTAAATTGGAATAATATTTTAGGCTCTATTCCAGCCAAAGCGCATGAGCCTATTGTAAGTCATCAATTTGTAGTACCCCTTTTAGAAGCGCTCGGATTTAATAATCAAGAGCGATTTCCCCAGTTTGGGACAGGTAAAGGTGCTGACAAGGTAGATTTCGCAGTTCGTAAAAACAATGACGGTGATATTTTTTTAATTTCTAAAACTAATCCTTACCTACTGGTTGAAGTGAAGGGACGCGCAACAGATGCTGGTGTTCCAATAAACTTATCATTAAATACTCGCCAATACTTAGATACTAAGGAACAGATTAAAAGATATCTTCTTGCTCCTAAGTGTAAAACCGTTCAGTGGGGCATTATTACTAATTCAACCCATATCCAACTATTCCGAAGGCATGGAAAGGTAGTAATTCCAGCAACCCCCAACATTTTAATCGATCATAATAATATTAGTAATGTAATTGCTGACATTAAACATTTGATTGATAATCCGCCAAAAGCTTTAAATATTTGCCTGTACAACGATAAAGGAGGTGTAGGTAAAACTACAACAACTATCAATTTAGCGGCTACTTTATGGAAACAAGGTAAAAAAGTTCTTGTAGTTGATTTCGATCCACAACAAAGAGATTTAACTGAATTACTTGAGATCAAAGAAACCTCTGTTAAACTTTCGGATTGTCTGATTAATAGAGCATTGGATATTCGCGCTACAATTCAACCATTTGAGCTTCCTGATAAAAGTGGAAAAAAAATAAAGTTATTCGATGTTATTCCTTCAGATTTAAAACTGGAAAACTACATGGATCATGACTATGAAGCAAAAATTCAAAAAGGTTCAGGGAGATTACAAGACTTACTTCGGATTTTTGTTAAAGATTATGATTACATATTGATTGATGCGCCAACCAACTGGACCTTTTTTAGTAAAAGCTGTGTTCGCGCTTCAGATGTAGTGCTTATCCCGACAAAGCACACTAACTTTGCATCTATAAAAAATGTACTTAAAGTAATTAAGCAGTTCATTCCAGAAGTGCAAAGACTTAGAAATGACAGTAGTCCAACTGCTTTACCAATCTTCTTCAATGAACACAAGCAAACTGAGGCTTCAATCCAAAGGACACACTTGGAAATTAAAAATATTTTGACTAAAAAATCTATTAATAATGGTCAACCAGCTATGGTAGATCCTGAATTACTGCCCTACTATTATCCTAGAGCTAAAAAAGGGAACTGGGATACAACTATATTCAGTATTCCAGAATACGCAGTTGTTTCCAGTGCTGCCTTCGCTCGTGTCCCAGCAGTTTTAAAAAACAAGAACGTTGCTGAATATTATCTCGGCTTAGCTAAGGAGTATTTTTTGTATGGTTGA
- a CDS encoding PIN domain-containing protein — protein sequence MGTLTIPSSSLVYADTQIFIYSVEKHPIYWSILRPLWLQSRTGDIEIVSSELTLLETLVAPIKNADSLLVNAYETLLSSTEIRLIPLTKAILRDAAHLRATTNLRTPDALHAATALATSCSIFLTNDSGFRRVAGLPVVLLSDIAAT from the coding sequence GTGGGAACCCTGACAATTCCATCATCTAGCCTAGTTTATGCAGACACTCAGATTTTTATCTACAGTGTTGAAAAGCATCCGATTTATTGGTCAATCTTGCGACCATTGTGGTTGCAGTCTCGAACTGGCGACATTGAAATTGTTAGCAGTGAACTAACATTACTGGAAACATTGGTTGCCCCTATAAAGAATGCTGATTCTCTTCTAGTGAATGCTTATGAAACGCTACTTTCGTCTACAGAAATTCGACTGATTCCTCTTACGAAAGCGATTCTCAGGGATGCTGCACATCTGCGTGCTACTACAAATCTTAGAACACCAGATGCTCTTCATGCTGCCACTGCTCTTGCTACAAGTTGCAGCATTTTTCTGACGAATGATAGCGGTTTCCGTCGTGTTGCTGGTCTACCTGTAGTTCTCCTTAGCGACATTGCAGCAACTTGA
- a CDS encoding GspE/PulE family protein: MQTSSPASSAWQRLKNREINCEEALKLLVDEQGTLHLALLDREVSYRFFREFPDRKFLPPVVPLLLWRNCYYLGSPMALSVETIRELSDRTLTDIKIIPIADKSYRTWYHTQNLDPKRISSTPLVNPLTGEQEQENISETTELYLSKAVDQIGRLKTLISGALRNRASDIHMEPAPEGLRVRYRIDGVLRDITTLPVDVSRKVIVALKVMSEIDIAESRRPQDGRIGEKYASGEELELGMDMRVSTLPCVGGEKAVIRLLPRKNPFSKIQNLGFTPTTLETYKTWLEQPQGMIILTGPTGSGKTSTLYTSLQSVAREHVNVVTVEDPVEYILPRITQTQVNEAAGMTFAAGLRSILRQDPDIIMVGEIRDHETAETAVRAALTGHLVFTTLHTNDAPGAIPRIKDIGPDPGLISDALLGIVAQRLVRRVCPHCAAPYQPTEKDLQVLSLEPSQANSTTWRKGKGCSKCFNSGYLGREAIVELLDIDDTVREIIYDGTMTQLNRYLREIKFFSFGMAAAEKVTNGITTVEEVLRVLPRSAFSRRKSLGGSRTEQFTPLGVG; this comes from the coding sequence ATGCAAACCTCCTCTCCTGCTTCATCCGCTTGGCAACGGCTGAAAAATCGTGAAATTAACTGTGAAGAAGCGCTAAAACTCCTGGTAGACGAGCAAGGAACACTCCACTTAGCGCTGTTGGATCGGGAAGTCAGTTACCGATTTTTTCGAGAATTTCCAGATAGAAAGTTTTTGCCTCCGGTGGTTCCGCTGCTGCTGTGGCGAAACTGTTACTACTTGGGAAGTCCGATGGCTCTTTCTGTGGAGACGATTAGAGAACTGAGCGATCGCACTTTAACCGATATCAAAATTATCCCAATTGCCGACAAGAGCTATCGCACCTGGTATCACACCCAAAACCTAGACCCCAAACGTATTTCCTCGACTCCCTTAGTGAATCCCCTCACGGGCGAGCAAGAGCAAGAAAACATCAGCGAAACAACTGAGCTATACCTCTCGAAAGCAGTTGACCAGATTGGACGGCTGAAAACCCTGATTTCCGGTGCATTGCGGAACCGCGCCAGCGATATCCACATGGAACCCGCGCCAGAAGGCTTGAGAGTCCGCTATCGCATTGATGGCGTTTTGCGGGACATTACCACTCTGCCAGTCGATGTCAGCCGCAAGGTCATCGTCGCCCTCAAAGTTATGTCTGAAATCGACATCGCCGAAAGCCGCCGCCCTCAAGATGGACGGATTGGAGAGAAATATGCTTCTGGCGAAGAATTAGAACTGGGAATGGATATGCGCGTCAGTACCCTTCCCTGCGTGGGTGGGGAAAAAGCGGTGATTCGCTTACTCCCGCGCAAAAACCCCTTTTCTAAAATCCAAAACTTAGGTTTCACTCCCACAACCCTCGAAACCTACAAAACCTGGTTGGAACAGCCCCAAGGGATGATTATCCTCACTGGCCCGACAGGGAGCGGTAAAACCAGTACGCTGTACACCAGTCTGCAATCCGTCGCCAGGGAACACGTCAATGTCGTGACGGTAGAAGACCCGGTGGAGTACATTTTGCCCCGCATTACTCAAACCCAGGTCAATGAAGCGGCGGGGATGACCTTTGCGGCAGGCTTGAGATCAATTTTACGCCAAGACCCAGATATCATCATGGTGGGAGAAATCCGCGACCACGAAACCGCAGAAACCGCAGTTCGGGCGGCGCTAACGGGTCACTTAGTTTTTACGACGCTGCACACCAATGATGCTCCGGGTGCGATTCCCCGGATCAAAGATATTGGCCCAGATCCTGGCTTAATTAGTGATGCCCTCTTGGGAATTGTGGCTCAGCGATTAGTGCGCCGAGTCTGTCCTCACTGTGCAGCACCCTATCAGCCAACGGAGAAGGATTTGCAGGTACTGAGTTTAGAGCCAAGTCAAGCAAATTCAACCACTTGGCGAAAGGGTAAGGGCTGCTCCAAGTGTTTCAATTCTGGCTATCTGGGGCGAGAGGCAATTGTTGAGTTGCTGGACATCGATGATACGGTGCGCGAAATTATCTATGACGGCACGATGACGCAGCTGAATCGCTACCTACGGGAAATCAAATTTTTCTCTTTCGGGATGGCAGCCGCAGAAAAGGTGACAAATGGGATCACAACGGTTGAGGAAGTGTTGCGCGTCCTACCCCGCAGTGCCTTCTCCCGCCGCAAGTCTCTGGGCGGAAGCCGCACAGAGCAGTTTACGCCGTTGGGTGTGGGATAG
- a CDS encoding YlqD family protein, whose amino-acid sequence MDVSQSHLLLKRPVTIKAVVTPRWKEEAQQQLQAQINQLDSQLQQLEMQGQRAISEIQKQNLQPPGPQVMQQIDNIQIQVNQKKSELLEQKNQLLQQLQQVQLIELNDEVNHGQIEGFFKVEPGDNLIQKMQVEILLRDGIVEEIRGEI is encoded by the coding sequence ATGGATGTTTCTCAATCACACCTGCTGCTAAAGCGACCCGTTACAATCAAGGCCGTTGTTACTCCTCGTTGGAAAGAGGAAGCACAGCAGCAACTCCAGGCGCAAATTAACCAGCTTGACTCTCAGTTGCAACAGCTTGAAATGCAAGGACAGCGGGCAATCTCAGAAATTCAAAAGCAGAATCTGCAACCCCCTGGCCCGCAAGTGATGCAACAAATTGACAATATCCAAATCCAGGTTAATCAAAAGAAAAGCGAACTGCTTGAGCAGAAAAATCAACTTCTGCAACAGTTGCAACAAGTGCAGCTGATAGAACTCAATGACGAAGTGAATCACGGTCAGATTGAAGGCTTTTTTAAAGTAGAGCCGGGAGATAATCTGATTCAAAAAATGCAGGTGGAAATTCTCCTGCGCGATGGAATTGTGGAAGAAATTCGCGGGGAAATTTAA
- a CDS encoding long-chain fatty acid--CoA ligase — translation MSKAPSSFPLSERDRANLSRMVDYSSVESLPAIWQLARSHFGNTIALHDPHAQPEVVINYTELAQQIQQFAAGLQALGVQPESRLALIADNSPRWFIADQGAMTAGAVDIVRSSQAEREELLFILADSGSTTLVVEDLKTLKKLRERLNDLPIQLVVLLSDEEPPEESTLKMLNFSGVMAAGENQSLQPVKQTREMLATLIYTSGTTGKPKGVMLTHGNLLHQITNLGTIVQPQPGEPVLTILPTWHSFGRTGEYFFLSHGCTQIYTSIRHIKKDFKEFQPHYLIAVPRLWESIYEGVQKQFREQPANKQKLVKNLLSISQRYIEARRTWHKLRLQPQPPSMQERLLAGSQMLALAPAHALAEKLVYGKIREATGGKLKYVISGGGSLAMHLENFFEIIGLEVLVGYGLTETSPVLTARQSWCNLRGSSGRFLPGTEIKIVDPETRKPLPAGSRGLVLARGPQVMQGYYQNPQATAKAIDAEGWFDSGDLGWLTEANDLVLTGRAKDTIVLTNGENIEPQPIEDACLRSPYIDQIVLVGQDERSLGALIVPNLEALQKWAADNNLYLRLPEETSSPSNLPTASTQEIDLNSKIVQELFKKELNREVQNRPGYRPDDRISLFKLILEPFSIENGMMTQTLKIRRPVVMERYRDMIDGMFA, via the coding sequence ATGTCAAAAGCCCCTAGTTCCTTCCCACTCAGCGAGCGAGACCGTGCTAACCTTAGCCGCATGGTAGATTACAGTTCGGTGGAATCTCTACCGGCTATCTGGCAGCTGGCGCGATCGCACTTTGGTAATACCATTGCCCTCCACGACCCCCACGCTCAACCAGAAGTAGTTATAAATTACACCGAACTAGCTCAGCAAATTCAACAGTTTGCCGCTGGGTTGCAGGCATTAGGAGTACAGCCAGAATCACGCCTTGCCCTGATTGCTGATAATAGTCCGCGCTGGTTTATTGCCGACCAAGGGGCGATGACCGCCGGGGCAGTTGATATCGTCCGTAGTTCTCAGGCAGAGCGGGAAGAGTTACTATTTATACTGGCAGATAGCGGCAGCACTACTTTAGTAGTAGAAGACCTGAAGACGCTGAAAAAACTCAGGGAACGCCTCAACGACCTCCCAATTCAGCTAGTCGTCTTGCTCTCCGATGAAGAACCGCCCGAAGAATCCACCCTGAAAATGCTGAACTTCTCTGGAGTCATGGCAGCAGGGGAAAATCAATCCTTGCAGCCGGTGAAGCAAACCCGAGAAATGCTGGCGACGCTCATTTATACTTCTGGTACGACAGGCAAGCCCAAAGGCGTGATGCTGACGCATGGCAACCTGCTCCATCAGATTACCAACTTGGGAACCATCGTTCAGCCGCAACCAGGCGAACCTGTCCTAACGATTCTCCCGACTTGGCACAGCTTCGGGCGCACTGGCGAATACTTTTTCCTCTCCCACGGTTGCACCCAGATTTACACGAGCATTCGCCACATCAAAAAAGACTTTAAAGAATTCCAACCCCACTATTTAATCGCTGTTCCCCGACTGTGGGAGTCTATCTACGAAGGCGTCCAGAAGCAGTTTCGCGAACAACCGGCAAATAAGCAGAAACTGGTTAAAAATCTGCTAAGCATTAGTCAGCGCTACATTGAAGCTCGCCGTACTTGGCACAAGTTGCGCTTACAACCCCAACCTCCCTCCATGCAAGAACGGCTATTAGCTGGAAGCCAAATGCTTGCCTTGGCTCCTGCCCATGCGCTTGCCGAGAAATTAGTGTATGGAAAAATCCGAGAAGCTACTGGAGGCAAATTAAAGTACGTCATCAGTGGCGGCGGCTCCCTCGCCATGCACCTGGAAAACTTCTTTGAAATTATTGGACTTGAGGTGCTGGTGGGCTATGGTCTTACAGAAACATCCCCCGTCTTAACGGCTCGTCAGTCTTGGTGCAATTTGCGGGGTTCATCTGGGCGATTCCTGCCAGGGACGGAAATTAAAATTGTTGACCCCGAAACCCGCAAACCCCTTCCGGCTGGGAGTCGTGGTCTGGTTTTAGCACGAGGGCCGCAAGTGATGCAGGGATATTATCAAAATCCCCAAGCGACTGCCAAGGCAATTGACGCTGAAGGTTGGTTTGATAGCGGCGACTTGGGTTGGCTAACAGAGGCGAATGACTTAGTGCTGACAGGTCGGGCGAAGGATACGATAGTTTTAACTAACGGCGAAAACATCGAACCCCAGCCGATTGAAGATGCCTGTCTGCGGAGTCCTTATATTGACCAAATTGTGCTGGTGGGTCAAGATGAGCGATCGCTTGGTGCTTTAATTGTCCCCAATCTGGAAGCTTTGCAAAAGTGGGCAGCAGACAACAATCTGTACTTGCGCCTCCCAGAGGAAACTTCCTCACCCAGCAATCTCCCTACTGCATCCACTCAAGAAATTGACCTGAATAGTAAGATTGTTCAGGAATTATTCAAGAAAGAATTAAACCGGGAGGTGCAAAATCGCCCTGGTTATCGCCCAGATGACCGGATAAGTCTGTTCAAGCTAATTCTGGAGCCGTTCTCCATTGAAAATGGCATGATGACCCAGACGTTGAAAATCCGCAGACCTGTCGTAATGGAACGCTACCGCGATATGATCGACGGGATGTTTGCCTGA